The sequence AGCAGTGCAATGTATATAAGTCACACCTCCATTGGACTTTATAGCCTTGTATAGAACGCTTACCACGGCTGGCAGTCTCATCCTCAAATCAAATGCATCAAAGTCCCTGTCACATCTCACATTCAGTTGCCCACCTAGGTGAAGGTTTAAGGAAGCAAATAAAACCATAAACAGGTTACAGAGAGAGCTAACTATACCGTATTTCAGCCCGCACATGATGAATATCATCGCACTGATTCGCATATTCTTGGATTGCAGTAATATCAACAGAAAAATATCTTAGCAGCATTGGTAAAGGATTAACCCGGCACAGCTTTCAAAACAATGTTTCCGAAAATCTAGTATTTCCCATACATAGTGAAATTACTATTTTGAGTATATTTTGTGTTATACTCATCAAATGTGCCCAAATAGGGGACAGAGAAGAAAAACTgaagattttgtttgattttaaaCTTGACTTGTAACATGCATGTAGCTCTAAAGCTCTATGGTAATATATCAAGTGGAAAACAACATGAATTGTACAAGGTCACCCTCAGCAAAGAGGGTGTGCCACATGCTTCTTCTTGCTGAGATCAAGGAGATAAGAGATTAAGAATTCAACTACGGCACAGATGACTTGTCATTCTAATGAGTTTCCTAAGTTAATAACATATTGGGATACTCTAGATCCGAATTTTGCTGTACACAAAAAATAGTCTTCACTCCAATTTTGCGAAGCTTGTCAACATCTGCAGGGGTCTGTTTTGAAGTTAAACCAAAGTAGAattagaaaaacagtaaattTCAATATATGGTATTTAGACCACAGAACCGTAATAACTGAATCACCTGTAGGCAAGAGCCGACAATCAAATCCGGCCGGATGAAGTTATAATTTATCCCCAATTCATGTCTATACGCCAATGCTATAGTATTCACAAAGATAAAAACATGTAAAAATCAGAATACATAAATAACTTTTTCCTCATAAAACCAAACTCTTAAGTAAATTGAGCTTACAAGCACCCATAGCTTCTGTCATATTATTACTATAAATTTCAGACTTTTCCTCATCTACTTCAGCATCATCCGTTTCGGTATTTGTTACAGGCCCAGAAATTGCCTGGATATTATTCATTTTTATTAGAAAAATGTGTTCCAAATCCAAAATAATCGCATCACCATAACAAACATAAGTATCTAGACTACTAATATAACGAAGTATTAATTCAACTAACTAACCTAGAATTTATCAATACAACTTCAAAAACTTAACATTACTcatcaaaaaatgaaaaaaataccaCCGGAAAATGAAACATAACCAACCTTCATCATGATTCTTTGACGAAGCTTACTTGAATTCTCTACGAActgcaataatcaaaaataagAATGTGAAATGAGAATTTTAGGTTCAAATTGAAGATTGACGAAATGTTATAAATATACCTTACACACATTAATGATAACTGAAGGGTGGTATTTTCCATGGGATTTTAATTCTCCTCCTTGTAAAGACAAACCAATGAAGGatctaaaaaataaattttgattagaATTTCAACCAAAGAATAAGAATCAGAACAAAAGAATCGAACATTTTTACCTTGGAAGATTCTGAAGGCAATTCATGTTTTTGTAAAATAGAAGAAGTAGGATCTACTGTGTAAgcatgaaaattttgattttcttatttCTGTTTATTTAAGGAACCAAAATTTCTCTACACCGAGTGTTGTGTTATTAGCTTACCCAACTCCGGTGTTATATCCTTGACACGTGTTGATATGGAGTTTGATATTTTTAAGGGGAAACTAGGTGTAGGTTGAAGAGTTAGAGCGTCCACattggtgcgagtataaccaaaggccaaagacaaaaaaaaaagatcaaatttgggtttaatccgtcatgtggcgtagtgggaaaagagtatatttggtcgcgcgttgataaacattacgcctgggatcaggcgttggtaaagataacgcccgagtggggcattggtaaagataacgcgcgagtggggcgttggtatagtatacg comes from Papaver somniferum cultivar HN1 chromosome 7, ASM357369v1, whole genome shotgun sequence and encodes:
- the LOC113298739 gene encoding phosphoglucan phosphatase DSP4, amyloplastic-like isoform X1, with translation MNCLQNLPRSFIGLSLQGGELKSHGKYHPSVIINVCKFVENSSKLRQRIMMKAISGPVTNTETDDAEVDEEKSEIYSNNMTEAMGASLAYRHELGINYNFIRPDLIVGSCLQTPADVDKLRKIGVKTIFCVQQNSDLEYFSVDITAIQEYANQCDDIHHVRAEIRDFDAFDLRMRLPAVVSVLYKAIKSNGGVTYIHCTAGLGRAPAVALAYMYWVQGYKLNEAHSLLLSKRTCCPKLDAIRSATADILTGLEKNLVKLTWPGGNCSSVAIAGLDIGWGQSKPLTFDDKEGLWVLERELPEGHYEYKYIVDGEWKCNNSELLTQMNKDGHVNNYVQVSSKNVNIDSKELREHLSAEDADLTAEDRLAIKEFLEA
- the LOC113298739 gene encoding phosphoglucan phosphatase DSP4, amyloplastic-like isoform X2, which encodes MNCLQNLPRSFIGLSLQGGELKSHGKYHPSVIINFVENSSKLRQRIMMKAISGPVTNTETDDAEVDEEKSEIYSNNMTEAMGASLAYRHELGINYNFIRPDLIVGSCLQTPADVDKLRKIGVKTIFCVQQNSDLEYFSVDITAIQEYANQCDDIHHVRAEIRDFDAFDLRMRLPAVVSVLYKAIKSNGGVTYIHCTAGLGRAPAVALAYMYWVQGYKLNEAHSLLLSKRTCCPKLDAIRSATADILTGLEKNLVKLTWPGGNCSSVAIAGLDIGWGQSKPLTFDDKEGLWVLERELPEGHYEYKYIVDGEWKCNNSELLTQMNKDGHVNNYVQVSSKNVNIDSKELREHLSAEDADLTAEDRLAIKEFLEA